From Pseudobdellovibrio exovorus JSS, a single genomic window includes:
- the cysK gene encoding cysteine synthase A, with the protein MQVYSDITKTIGRTPLVKMQRLNADSVADIYLKLEFFNPLGSVKDRIGLNMIEDAEKSGALKQGMEIIEPTSGNTGIALAFVAAAKGYKLTLVMPETMSQERRTLLLLLGAELVLTPGANGMRGAIAKAMQMVSENSNAFFPSQFTNKANPEVHSKTTAEEIWKDTDGQVDIVVSGVGTAGTISGVGQVLKSRKASVQMVAVEPTESPVLSGGKGGPHKIQGIGAGFVPRVYDKKVVDQIEQVSSDEALAMAREVIKREGIPVGISSGASITVGLRLAKLPENKGKKIVVIVPSYSERYLSTLLAQPEREKAAALAVQTVPEEWLKKIDEVYPGL; encoded by the coding sequence ATGCAAGTCTACTCTGACATCACCAAAACAATCGGCCGTACACCATTAGTTAAAATGCAAAGGCTCAATGCGGATTCAGTTGCCGATATTTATTTGAAATTAGAATTCTTCAATCCATTGGGATCGGTCAAAGATCGTATTGGTTTGAATATGATTGAGGATGCTGAAAAATCTGGGGCCTTAAAACAAGGAATGGAAATCATCGAGCCCACTTCTGGCAATACCGGAATCGCTTTGGCCTTTGTCGCTGCTGCCAAAGGTTACAAGCTAACCTTAGTGATGCCAGAAACCATGTCTCAAGAGCGCCGCACGCTATTGCTTTTACTGGGAGCCGAGCTTGTCTTAACTCCGGGAGCAAATGGAATGCGTGGAGCTATCGCAAAAGCGATGCAAATGGTCAGTGAAAACTCCAACGCCTTTTTTCCATCACAATTTACAAATAAAGCAAATCCAGAAGTTCATAGCAAAACCACAGCTGAAGAGATCTGGAAAGACACCGATGGACAAGTGGACATCGTAGTTTCTGGGGTCGGAACAGCGGGAACGATCAGTGGCGTGGGCCAAGTGCTGAAGTCACGCAAAGCTTCTGTACAGATGGTGGCGGTAGAGCCGACGGAGTCTCCGGTATTATCTGGTGGTAAAGGTGGGCCTCATAAAATTCAAGGTATCGGCGCGGGTTTTGTCCCACGTGTTTACGATAAAAAAGTGGTCGATCAAATCGAGCAAGTGAGCAGTGACGAAGCCTTAGCGATGGCCCGTGAGGTGATCAAGCGCGAAGGGATTCCCGTGGGAATTTCATCCGGCGCGTCGATTACTGTGGGTTTGCGTTTGGCAAAATTGCCCGAAAACAAAGGTAAGAAAATCGTCGTGATTGTTCCCAGCTATTCCGAACGCTATTTGTCCACTTTGTTGGCTCAACCAGAGCGCGAAAAAGCGGCGGCTTTAGCTGTGCAAACAGTGCCGGAAGAATGGCTAAAAAAGATCGACGAAGTGTATCCGGGATTGTAG
- a CDS encoding glycosyltransferase family 9 protein → MTLNQRIRHWNHKRIDKMRAWKLQMARFVFGPFSRFLTEDKADKKILVLRLDGKVGDSVTATGFLRAIKNSYPDYQLIVATNKGAAEIYQSLSFIDQVLIGQKGIGSTLALFAQLKRNSYAYIVNTSHILTPQVIFLNSFLKAFRKISFENLKMKGIFSDCLSIDFHAEHITDRYQKVLTAMKLSKADLSYQVNIELESARKAEAYLQDLRKKYRQIIVLNSFAGARLRNFNLQTTKKIVSELLQRWPEACVLSVANIGDHRILNEWISEAPDSRWIHNPEFSTLQENMAILNKADILITPDTAWVHVASALKKKVVAVYREERNPAESNAVIWGPFGTQAVVVTAASKESAPDDINNVNVSEVIKAVSSIIDRPL, encoded by the coding sequence ATGACCTTAAACCAACGCATCCGCCATTGGAACCACAAAAGAATCGACAAAATGCGTGCGTGGAAACTACAAATGGCGAGGTTTGTATTTGGTCCCTTTTCAAGGTTTCTAACTGAAGATAAAGCTGACAAAAAGATTTTAGTTTTGCGCTTAGATGGCAAGGTAGGGGACAGTGTAACGGCCACAGGGTTTTTAAGAGCTATTAAAAACTCATATCCTGATTATCAACTTATAGTCGCCACCAACAAAGGAGCCGCTGAGATTTATCAGTCCCTGAGTTTTATCGATCAAGTTCTGATTGGTCAAAAAGGGATAGGGTCGACGTTGGCGTTATTTGCGCAATTGAAACGTAATAGTTACGCCTACATTGTCAATACGTCACATATCTTAACCCCACAGGTGATTTTTTTGAATAGTTTCCTGAAGGCTTTCCGAAAAATTTCTTTTGAAAATCTTAAAATGAAAGGGATCTTTTCCGACTGTCTTTCTATTGATTTTCATGCCGAGCACATCACAGATCGTTATCAAAAAGTGCTAACGGCGATGAAGCTGTCCAAGGCAGATTTGAGTTATCAGGTGAATATTGAATTAGAGTCGGCGCGAAAAGCCGAGGCTTATTTACAAGATCTGCGCAAAAAATATCGGCAGATCATTGTTCTTAACAGTTTTGCTGGGGCTCGACTGCGAAATTTTAATTTACAAACGACAAAGAAAATTGTCAGTGAACTGTTGCAGCGGTGGCCCGAGGCTTGCGTGCTAAGTGTGGCCAATATAGGGGACCATAGAATTCTAAATGAGTGGATATCTGAGGCGCCAGACAGCCGATGGATTCATAATCCCGAATTTTCGACTCTTCAGGAAAATATGGCGATTTTGAATAAGGCGGACATCTTAATTACTCCCGACACCGCATGGGTGCATGTAGCCTCGGCTCTAAAAAAGAAAGTGGTCGCTGTTTATCGTGAAGAGCGGAATCCAGCTGAAAGTAACGCTGTCATCTGGGGACCATTTGGAACACAAGCTGTGGTTGTTACCGCGGCGTCTAAAGAATCAGCTCCGGATGATATTAATAATGTAAATGTGAGTGAAGTTATAAAGGCCGTTTCTTCAATAATAGACAGGCCTCTTTAA
- the galE gene encoding UDP-glucose 4-epimerase GalE, which yields MDILITGAAGYIGSHTANELQNLGYNAIALDNLSNGHREALHPSIPFYLTDIRDKNSLREIFAKHKFSYVIHLAGLAIVEESFSREKDYEENNIIGTKNILSCCKEFKVSNLIFSSSSTIYGDVNGRGKLKETDKQRAINPYGRTKLACEELICHSKINYIILRYFNVAGARQDLTNGPRGQGSQRLFFHLAKAAIEDRPFNINGHDYPTNDGTCVRDYIHVEDIADIHIACLKYFKKNFTSLILNCGYEEGFSIHQIVENFEKYNNVKIQKKTAPRRQGDPAYLVGDTQLLKQHLNWKSRFEDPLKEICVSTYQWMKRQHE from the coding sequence GTGGATATTCTTATTACCGGTGCCGCCGGTTATATCGGCTCTCATACAGCTAACGAATTACAAAACCTAGGTTACAATGCCATAGCCCTCGACAATTTATCTAATGGACATCGTGAAGCTTTACACCCCAGTATTCCATTTTATCTAACAGATATCCGTGATAAAAATTCTTTACGGGAAATTTTTGCGAAACATAAGTTTTCTTATGTGATTCACTTGGCTGGTCTAGCGATAGTTGAAGAATCCTTCTCTCGCGAAAAAGACTACGAAGAAAATAACATCATCGGCACGAAAAATATTTTGAGTTGCTGTAAGGAGTTTAAAGTTTCCAATCTAATTTTTTCGTCTTCCTCTACAATCTATGGTGATGTGAATGGAAGGGGTAAACTGAAGGAAACTGATAAACAGAGAGCCATAAATCCTTATGGTCGTACAAAGCTGGCCTGTGAGGAGCTGATTTGTCATTCAAAAATCAACTATATAATTTTACGTTACTTCAATGTGGCTGGTGCGAGGCAGGACTTAACCAATGGACCACGTGGGCAGGGCTCGCAACGGTTATTTTTTCATTTGGCAAAAGCGGCTATTGAGGATAGACCATTCAATATTAATGGACACGATTATCCAACAAATGATGGTACCTGTGTACGTGACTACATTCACGTTGAAGATATTGCAGATATTCACATAGCCTGTTTAAAATACTTCAAAAAAAATTTTACATCTTTAATTCTTAATTGTGGTTATGAAGAGGGATTTTCAATCCATCAAATCGTAGAAAATTTTGAAAAGTACAACAATGTAAAAATTCAAAAGAAAACTGCACCACGTCGTCAAGGAGATCCGGCTTACCTAGTCGGGGACACACAATTATTAAAACAACATCTGAACTGGAAATCCCGCTTTGAAGACCCATTAAAAGAAATCTGCGTTTCGACGTATCAGTGGATGAAACGCCAACACGAATAG
- a CDS encoding polysaccharide biosynthesis protein, whose translation MHMSVARLPRRIKILIVLFSDLILLPLALWSAVALRFGTFQPYVQDYWWLFGVLPLFTIPIFARLGLYRAVIRYVDTEIMKTVLYGVTISVLLLTTIVTMTRVQGLPRSSIIIYWILSALYIAASRYLARGILLSLESKERYKQKVAIYGGGKAGLQTALALMNGPEYKPVLFFDDNVELHGTTIAGIRVFNPKLAEETMLQYGCNQLLLAVPSAPRSKRREIIRRFEGKNIHLKTIPGMGELVTGQVKVDDIREVGIEDLLGRDPVPPFEHLISVCIEKKVVLVTGAGGSIGSELCRQILRHHPARVILFERSEYLLYKIERELSELCCHAEVVPILGDVLDKQSVDRVIRQYDVKTIYHAAAYKHVPLVEANIVAGVMNNVFGTLNVAKAAIDQKVETFVLISTDKAVRPTNVMGATKRLAELILQALASKKPSTRFCMVRFGNVLGSSGSVVPLFREQIRNGGPVTVTHPEVTRYFMTIPEASQLVLQAGAMGAGGEVFVLDMGESVRISDLAKKMIVLSGLEVKDPETKRGDIAIQYIGLRPGEKLYEELLIGYNVGITQHPRIMKADEDFIEFSDLMGLLELLKVGCDEQDAGKVIEILRKSVKEYLPAK comes from the coding sequence ATGCATATGTCAGTGGCCCGATTACCTCGACGAATCAAAATTTTAATAGTGCTTTTTAGTGATCTAATTCTTTTACCATTAGCTTTATGGTCGGCAGTTGCACTTCGTTTTGGGACATTTCAGCCGTATGTTCAAGATTATTGGTGGTTATTCGGTGTTTTACCTTTATTTACCATTCCGATCTTTGCGCGATTGGGTCTTTATAGGGCTGTGATACGCTATGTAGACACTGAAATTATGAAAACAGTGTTATATGGGGTAACTATTTCGGTGCTTTTGTTGACAACGATAGTGACAATGACACGGGTTCAAGGATTGCCGCGCTCTTCAATTATTATTTATTGGATACTTTCTGCGCTTTACATTGCCGCAAGTAGATATTTAGCAAGAGGAATTCTGCTTTCGCTAGAGTCTAAGGAACGCTACAAGCAGAAAGTTGCTATTTACGGTGGAGGCAAGGCGGGGCTTCAGACGGCCTTAGCTTTGATGAACGGCCCAGAGTATAAGCCTGTATTATTTTTTGATGATAACGTCGAGTTACACGGGACGACTATAGCGGGGATACGTGTATTTAATCCGAAGCTAGCTGAAGAAACCATGTTACAATATGGCTGCAATCAGTTATTACTAGCCGTGCCCTCGGCACCACGATCAAAGCGTCGTGAGATCATACGACGCTTTGAAGGCAAAAATATTCACTTAAAAACAATCCCAGGTATGGGGGAGTTGGTTACTGGGCAAGTGAAGGTTGATGACATTAGAGAAGTAGGTATTGAAGATTTACTAGGTCGCGATCCAGTACCGCCGTTTGAACATTTAATATCCGTTTGTATAGAGAAAAAAGTTGTTTTAGTTACTGGAGCTGGAGGTTCGATTGGATCTGAACTATGTAGGCAAATATTAAGACATCACCCCGCTCGCGTGATTTTATTCGAAAGGTCAGAGTATTTATTATATAAGATTGAACGAGAGCTGTCTGAGCTCTGTTGCCATGCTGAAGTGGTTCCTATTTTAGGCGATGTTTTAGACAAGCAATCTGTTGATCGAGTTATACGGCAATACGATGTTAAGACGATATATCATGCGGCAGCATACAAGCATGTACCCTTGGTGGAAGCTAACATAGTAGCAGGAGTTATGAATAATGTCTTTGGAACTTTAAATGTTGCCAAAGCGGCGATTGATCAAAAGGTTGAAACATTTGTACTTATATCCACTGATAAAGCGGTGAGGCCTACCAATGTTATGGGTGCTACAAAAAGGCTTGCAGAGCTAATCTTACAAGCATTGGCTAGTAAAAAGCCATCTACGCGATTTTGCATGGTCAGATTTGGAAATGTCTTGGGTTCGTCAGGATCTGTTGTTCCACTGTTTCGAGAGCAGATACGTAATGGTGGCCCAGTGACGGTCACTCATCCAGAAGTCACAAGATATTTTATGACAATACCTGAGGCATCTCAGCTTGTTTTGCAAGCTGGTGCGATGGGAGCGGGTGGAGAGGTTTTTGTTCTCGATATGGGTGAGTCAGTACGTATCTCAGATCTAGCAAAAAAAATGATTGTGCTAAGTGGCCTAGAAGTTAAAGACCCTGAAACTAAAAGGGGTGACATAGCCATTCAATATATTGGTTTAAGGCCGGGTGAGAAATTGTATGAAGAGCTTTTGATTGGATACAATGTGGGTATAACGCAACATCCAAGAATAATGAAAGCCGATGAGGACTTTATAGAATTTTCAGATTTGATGGGCTTGCTTGAGTTATTAAAGGTTGGTTGTGATGAGCAGGATGCAGGTAAAGTTATAGAAATTTTAAGAAAATCAGTAAAAGAATATCTGCCGGCTAAGTAA
- a CDS encoding helix-turn-helix domain-containing protein produces MAKVNKPKDIGRLIQQKRKKKKLSQTDLAEMCGVGRRFISELEGGKKETYDLGLTLRVLNRMGFELQIGDRESEV; encoded by the coding sequence ATGGCAAAAGTAAACAAACCCAAAGACATAGGCCGATTAATTCAGCAAAAAAGAAAAAAGAAAAAACTGTCTCAGACAGATCTGGCGGAAATGTGTGGGGTAGGGAGACGGTTTATTTCTGAGCTCGAGGGTGGAAAAAAAGAAACTTACGACTTGGGGCTGACATTGCGAGTTCTGAACCGTATGGGCTTTGAGCTGCAAATCGGGGATCGTGAGTCGGAGGTTTAA
- a CDS encoding type II toxin-antitoxin system HipA family toxin, producing MVPSLAVFYDSRPIGKLYLDFEGQLCFEYTKEWLTDPRSFALSHSLPLDSVTYVEGAAVYFGNLLPEGKLRKLIAKRLGVSEENDFSLLQALGEDCAGAFTIGSAGESTQTESEKYIPISLAKISRIYAEQPIFYLGFEGKDIRLSLAGAQDKVALSVQGGKYFLPSGGAPSSHILKFPSKDYAYLTENEYYISQLALDCDFKMMPVQLVRHGTFTGLLVERYDRTEGKVKGLPQRLHQEDLCQAMGISYQQKYEEEGGPTFVQAFNFVEDISVSPLEDLEQLLKWLVFNVCVGNCDHHGKNISFLMSADRRWRLSPFYDLLCTRIYSNLTKNQAMSIGGLFDGANLSENHWRQLANDVNYSYDKLRREIALPIVDTLLAQADEQAKLFQGTSAYSFIRTVATEVKSLSQRVERAFST from the coding sequence ATGGTGCCATCCTTAGCTGTTTTTTATGATTCACGGCCAATAGGAAAGCTATATCTGGATTTTGAAGGCCAACTTTGTTTTGAATACACAAAGGAATGGCTAACGGATCCCCGCTCTTTCGCTTTATCCCACAGTCTTCCGTTGGATTCCGTGACTTATGTTGAGGGTGCTGCGGTTTATTTCGGGAATCTTTTGCCGGAAGGAAAGCTGCGTAAGCTGATCGCGAAGCGCTTAGGTGTCAGCGAAGAGAATGACTTTTCGCTTTTGCAGGCATTGGGCGAAGATTGTGCCGGTGCTTTTACTATAGGCTCTGCGGGCGAATCGACCCAAACAGAGTCGGAAAAATATATCCCGATCAGTTTGGCGAAAATATCTCGCATCTATGCTGAGCAGCCGATTTTTTATCTGGGATTTGAAGGAAAAGATATCAGGCTTAGTTTGGCTGGAGCCCAAGACAAAGTGGCGCTATCGGTGCAGGGTGGGAAGTATTTCCTTCCCAGTGGTGGAGCCCCGAGCTCGCATATTCTGAAATTTCCCAGTAAAGACTACGCCTATCTGACTGAAAATGAATACTATATTTCTCAGTTGGCACTAGATTGCGACTTCAAGATGATGCCTGTGCAGCTGGTACGGCATGGCACGTTTACGGGATTGCTGGTGGAGCGCTATGACCGGACAGAGGGCAAAGTAAAAGGACTGCCGCAAAGATTGCATCAAGAGGATCTTTGCCAAGCCATGGGGATTTCCTATCAGCAAAAATACGAAGAAGAGGGTGGTCCCACATTTGTTCAGGCGTTTAATTTTGTTGAAGATATCAGTGTTTCCCCGCTAGAGGACCTAGAGCAGTTGCTGAAATGGTTAGTGTTCAATGTCTGTGTTGGCAATTGTGATCACCACGGTAAAAATATCTCTTTTTTAATGTCGGCGGATCGCCGTTGGCGATTAAGTCCGTTTTACGATTTGCTTTGTACTCGGATCTACAGCAACTTAACTAAAAATCAGGCCATGAGTATCGGAGGCCTATTTGACGGAGCGAACTTATCTGAAAATCATTGGAGGCAGTTGGCAAACGACGTCAACTACAGTTACGACAAATTACGACGCGAGATCGCATTGCCTATCGTGGATACTCTTCTGGCGCAGGCTGACGAGCAAGCCAAGCTATTTCAGGGAACTTCGGCCTACTCGTTTATCCGGACAGTGGCTACTGAGGTGAAGTCTTTAAGTCAGCGTGTCGAAAGAGCTTTTTCCACATAA